Sequence from the Mycobacterium florentinum genome:
GTTGACGACTCGATCGTGCGCGGCAACACCCAGCGTGCGTTGTTGCGCATGCTGCGCGAGGCCGGCGCCGTCGAGGTACACGTGCGGATTGCCTCGCCGCCGGTGAAGTGGCCGTGCTTCTACGGCATCGACTTCCCGTCTCCGGCCGAATTGATCGCCAACGCCGTCGAAGACGAGGAAGAGATGCTCGAGGCGGTGCGGCATGCCATCGGCGCCGACACCCTGGGCTACATCTCGCTGCGCGGCATGATCGCGGCGACCGAACAGCCGGCCTCCCGGCTATGTACCGCCTGCTTCGACGGCAAGTATCCGATCGAGCTGCCCAGCGAGACCGCGCTGGGCAAGAACGTCATCGAGCACATGCTCTCCACTGCGGCGCGCGGCGCGGAGCTCGGTGATCTTGCGGCCGACGAGGTTCCCGTCAACCACTGACGGAATTCACACCAGATCCTTCAAAGACGTTTGATTCCGGCGAGAAGCGCCTACCGGTAGCCTTTATCGCGATGACGGATCCCGCAAAAAGCCCCGGCGAAGAACCGGGCAGCCAGGGCATTACTTACGCGTCGGCCGGGGTGGATATTGAAGCCGGTGACCGCGCGGTCGATCTGTTCAAGCCGCTGGCGGCAAAAGCCACCAGACCCGAGGTGCTCGGCGGGCTGGGCGGATTCGCCGGCTTGTTCGCGCTGCGTGGCGACTACCGCGAGCCGGTGCTGGCGGCCTCCAGCGACGGCGTCGGCACCAAGCTGGCGGTAGCGCAGGCGATGGACAAGCACGACACCGTCGGCCTCGACCTGGTGGCGATGGTGGTCGACGACCTCGTCGTGTGCGGCGCCGAACCACTGTTCCTGCAGGACTACATCGCCGTCGGCCGCACCGTGCCCGAACGGGTGGCAGCGATCGTCGGCGGCATCGCCGAGGGATGCATGCGGGCCGGTTGTGCGCTGTTGGGCGGCGAGACGGCCGAGCACCCCGGTTTGATGGAACCGGACCACTACGACATCTCCGCGACGGGGATCGGCGTGGTCGAGGCCGACGACATCCTGGGGCCCGACCGGGTCAAACCCGGCGACGTCATCATCGCCATGGGGTCCTCGGGCCTGCATTCCAACGGATACTCACTGGCACGCAGCGTTCTGCTCGAGATCGACCGGATGGACCTGGCCGGCTACGTGGAGGAATTCGGCCGCACGCTGGGCGAAGAGTTGCTGGAGCCCACCCGGATCTACGCCAAGGACTGCCTGGCGCTGGCCGCCGAAACCCATGTCCGCACGTTCTGCCACGTCACCGGTGGTGGACTGGCGGGCAACCTGCAGCGCGTCATCCCGCACGGGTTGACCGCCGAGGTCGACCGGGGCACCTGGACGCCCGCGCCGGTGTTCGCGATGATCGCCCAGCGCGGCCGGGTCAGCCGCGGGGAGATGGAGAAGACCTTCAATATGGGCGTCGGCATGATCGCCGTCGTCGCACCCGAAGACACCGACCGTGCCCTGGCGATTTTGACCGCACGCCATCTGGACTGCTGGGTGTTGGGGACGATCTGCAAGGGCGGCAAAGACGGCCCGCGCGCCAAACTGGTGGGGCAGCACCCGAGGTTTTAAGGGCCTGCGCCTAACTGGGACCAACACTGTGCCGATGCACGCGGCATCGGCACGGAGCAAGTTCTAGCGACGCCAGTCGTCTTCGCGATCCCAAGATTCGTCGGCGCCATCCAGCTCGCCGGATGGGTCCGACTCGGACCCCGCCAGCTCGCGCTGAAGCCGATCGAAGTCGGTCTGCGGGGAGCTGTATTTAAGTTCTCGAGCAACCTTGGTCTGCTTTGCCTTAGCCCGGCCGCGGCCCATGGGGGAACCCCCTCGCGCAATAACGGAGCGGCCTAACAAGTAGGCGGCTCCGATCTCTGGTGTCGTTATTGTCCTGCCGACAGCTTACCGTGCCTCGCGGATGAGCGTCGGTGCCCCCTGCTCGCCGTGTTGGACTTCACCGGACATTATCTCGCACCGCCTCGCAACCGCTCTACGGCCAGCCGTCCTGCGCCGATCTGCTCGCTGGGCGGCAGCGAATCGGCGTCGATGACGGCCGCGACCGAGGCCTCCGGGCCGGTCGTGAGTTCGGTGTCGGCGGGCAGCCCACGCTTGAGCAGGGCGAGCGCGATCGGCCCCAGATCCACGTGGTCGACGACCGTGCCCAGCCGTCCCAGCGCACGCCCGCCCGCGAGCACCGCATCGCCGGTCGA
This genomic interval carries:
- the purM gene encoding phosphoribosylformylglycinamidine cyclo-ligase, encoding MTDPAKSPGEEPGSQGITYASAGVDIEAGDRAVDLFKPLAAKATRPEVLGGLGGFAGLFALRGDYREPVLAASSDGVGTKLAVAQAMDKHDTVGLDLVAMVVDDLVVCGAEPLFLQDYIAVGRTVPERVAAIVGGIAEGCMRAGCALLGGETAEHPGLMEPDHYDISATGIGVVEADDILGPDRVKPGDVIIAMGSSGLHSNGYSLARSVLLEIDRMDLAGYVEEFGRTLGEELLEPTRIYAKDCLALAAETHVRTFCHVTGGGLAGNLQRVIPHGLTAEVDRGTWTPAPVFAMIAQRGRVSRGEMEKTFNMGVGMIAVVAPEDTDRALAILTARHLDCWVLGTICKGGKDGPRAKLVGQHPRF
- a CDS encoding DUF3073 domain-containing protein → MGRGRAKAKQTKVARELKYSSPQTDFDRLQRELAGSESDPSGELDGADESWDREDDWRR